The genomic stretch CGGGGCGGACGGCGCTGTCAGCTCGCGGGGGCGGAGAGGCGTGGGCCGAGGCCTGGGATGCGTGGGTGTGCGTGAGGCCTGCCGTACGTCCATCGCTACGGCAGGTTCTCCGACCGGGCGCCAGCCTTCCGCCTTGTCCGCGGAGTTTATACGACAAGTGTTCAGTGAGTGTTTCGTCTAGCCGCTTTCGGCGCACTCGGCAAGGGCGCATTCGGTCGGCGATCCGCGGTAATCATCCCGATTCCGGAAGGACGCTGTCGCGGTGACCTCGGGAAATGCGCGAGAAGCGGTCGGCCAATTCTCGTCGGCGTTTTTCACGAGTTCGTCGAGCCGCCCGAAACCGCGTCCTGACGCATGCCCGGCGAATGTGCCGCCGGTCACGTCCGACAGCCTAGCGGGAGGAGGGCCCGGCCGGGACGTTATCGATCGCTTCGGCTGGGGCATCATCCCACCTGACCCGGGACACCGGCGGCCGGATCTTCGGCCCGCCCATTCGAGGAGGGATGCTTCGATGGGGGAGAAGGTCGTGGCAGGTCGGTTCGATCTGTCCGACCGCCAGCGCTACCGCGACAAGCTCCGGAAGTGTCTGGCGGGCCTGGAGCGGCTTCTGGCGGAGAAGCGGTTCGATCGCCCGAAGAACCTCATGGGGCTCGAGATCGAATTGAATCTCGCTGGAGCCGACGGCATGCCGAGAATGTTGAATGCGCAGGTTCTCGAGCGGATCGCGAGTCGGGATTTCCAAACAGAACTCGCCATGTTCAACCTGGAAGTCAACATTGCCCCACACCGGCTCGGCGGGCAGGTATTCGACCAGCTCGCGGAGGAACTCCGTACCTCCCTGGCATATGCCCACCGAAAAGCCGGAGAGCTGTCCGCCGGAATCGTGATGATCGGCATTCTGCCGACACTCGACCGGGACGACCTGGTCTCCTCCAACCTCTCCGACGTGGACCGCTACACGCTCCTCAACGACCAGATCGTGGCCGCCCGCGGCGAGGACTTCGTGCTCGACATCGCGGGCGTGGAGCATCTCACCTGCACCTCGAAGTCCATAGCCCCCGAGGCCGCCTGTACCTCGGTCCAACTGCACCTCCAGGTCACCCCGGCCCGCTTCGCCGACGTCTGGAACGCCGCGCAGGCCGTCGCCGCCGCGCAGGTCGCGGTCGGCGCCAACTCGCCGTTCCTGTTCGGCCGGGAGCTGTGGCGCGAGTCCCGGCCCCCGCTGTTCCAGCAGTCCACCGACACCCGCCCGCCCGAACTCCAGGCCCAGGGCGTCCGCCCGCGCACCTGGTTCGGGGAACGCTGGATCTCCTCCGCCTACGACCTCTTCGAGGAGAACCTGCGCTTCTTCCCCGCCCTGCTGCCGATCTGCGACGACGAGGACCCCCTGCGCGTGCTCGACGAGGGCGGTGTCCCCTCGCTCGCCGAACTCGTCCTGCACAACGGCACGGTGTACCGCTGGAACCGCCCGGTCTACGGCATCGCCGACGGCGTCCCGCACCTCCGTGTCGAGAACCGTGTACTGCCCGCAGGACCCACCGTCACGGACGTCATCGCCAACGCCGCCTTCTACTACGGCGTCATCCGCGCCCTCGCCGAGGAACAGCGCCCGGTGTGGACCCGGCTGCCGTTCGAGGCCGCCGCCGCCAACTTCGACACCGCCTGCCGGCACGGCATCGACGCCCGCCTCCTGTGGCCCCGGCGCGGCCGGTACGGCGGCGTCACGGAGGTCGACGCGGCCGCCCTCGTACGCGATGAACTGCTGCCGCTGGCGGAGGCCGGTCTTGAGGCGTGGGGTGTCGAGCGCGCCGACCGGGATCTGTATCTCGGGGTCATCGAGGAGCGGTGCAGGCGCCGGGCCAACGGCGCGTCCTGGCAGTCCGCCACCTTCCACCGGGCTCTGGAACAGGGACTGTCCCGCGATGCCGCCCTGGCGGCGACGACCCGCCGCTACGCCGAGCTGATGCACCTCGGCGAGCCCGTGCACACCTGGCCGGTGGGGTTGCCGGAGACCGTCCCGCTCGGCTGAGGGCACCCTGAACGGGGGCCGCCGCCGTCCACCGCATACTGGTCGGGCAAGCTGTGACGTCCGATGACGGTGGTGCCCCTGGGAGGCAGTGTGCAGGCGGAGGCGAGCCCGGTGGCCGGTTCATTCCCTCCGGAGGGCCCCGCGCGGCGCATCCTGCGGGACGAGACGCTGCTGGTACTGGCGCTCTCGCTCGGTGCGAGCGGGGTCTCCGCTTTGATCAGCTTCATCGGCTCGGTCACCAAACCCGGCGGCCTCAAGGACCAGGCGGCCACGCTCAACGCCTCCGCCGCGCCGGGCCGCCCCTGGCTGGACCTCGCCTGGCAGCTCTTCGGGATCACCACCTCCCTGGTGCCGGTGCTCCTCGTCGCGCACTTCCTGATGCGCGAGGGCAGCGGCCTGCGCGCCCTCGGCTTCGACCGCACCCGCCCCTGGTTCGACCTGGGCCGGGGCGCCGCGATCGCCGCCGTGATCGGCAGCAGCGGCATCGCCTTCTACCTCGCCGCACGCGGCCTCGGCTTCAACCTCACCGTGGTGCCGGAGGCGCTGCCCGAGGTGTGGTGGAAGTACCCGGTGCTGATCCTGTCGGCGCTCCAGAACGCGATCCTCGAAGAGGTCATCGTGGTCGGCTATCTGCTGCGCCGGCTCCACCAGTTGGGCTGGACACCCGGCACCGCGCTGGTGGCCAGCTCCGTGCTGCGCGGCTCGTACCACCTCTACCAGGGCATCGGCGGCTTCATCGGCAACATGGTGATGGGCGTGGTGTTCGTCTACCTCTACCGCCGCTGGGGCCGCGTCGGACCGCTGGTCGTGGCGCACTCGCTGCTCGACATCGGCGCGTTCGTCGGGTACGCGCTGCTCGCGGGGAAGGTGGACTGGCTGCCCACGGCCTGAGCAGGCGGGGCAACAAGGGGCGTACGAACATCTCGTACGCCCCTTTCGGCTGCTAGGCCAGCAGTTCACCGTCGATCACGGTGACCGCGCTGCCGCTCAGCAGCGTGCGGTCGCCGCGCACCTCGGTGCGGACCAGGCCGGAGCGCGGGGAGGCCTGGAGGCCGGTGAGGTCGGGGCGGCCGAGGCGGTCGGACCAGAACGGCGCCAGGGCGGTGTGGGCGCTGCCGGTGACCGGGTCCTCGTCGATGCCCACGTTCGGGAAGAAGCAGCGGGAGATGAAGTCGTAGCCCTGTGAGGGGTCTTCCGCGCGGGCGGTGGCGATGATGCCCCGCTCGGAGAAGACGCCGAGGGCCCGGTGGTCGGGGGTCAGGGCGCGGACGGTCTTCTCGTCGGCGAGCTCGACCAGCAGATCGCCCACGTTCGGGCCGGTGTCGAACGTGCTCAGCGGCTCGGCGCCGAGCGCTACGGCGACGCCGTCCGGGATCTCGGTCGCGGTGAGCGGGGCGGTGGGGAAGTCGAGGGTGAAGGAGCCGTCCTCGCGCGGCGTGGCGATCAGTACGCCGCTGCGGGTGGCGAACCGCACCGGGCCCTCGTGGGCGCCGGTGGAGCGCAGGACGTGGGCCGTGGCGAGCGTGGCGTGTCCGCACATCGCGACCTCGGCCGCCGGCGTGAACCAGCGCAGCGCCCAGTCGGCCTCGGGGTCGTCGGACAGTCGGTGGGCGAACGCGGTCTCGGCGTGGTTGACCTCCATGGCGACCTTCTGGAGCCAGTCGTCGGCGGGGAAGGCGTCGAGGAGCAGGACCCCGGCGGGGTTCCCGGAGAAGGGGCGGTCGGTGAAGGCGTCGACGATTCGGATGCGCATCCCCCGACCGTAGAGGGGCGACAAAGCCGCAGGCCAAGGCCAATTCGGGGGTGCTGGACCGATTTCGGGCGCGGTGGGCTGTCGGGAGGGGGTTGTCGTAAGAACAGTTCCGATATATCGTTGACGCATCGCGACAGATCAACGATGGAATGGAGTGATTGCGATGCGTTCCCATGGATTCGAGCGTGGACACGGTGGTGCCGGTCGTGAGGGCCGGGGCGGTTTCGACGGTCGGCGGGGTGCCTTCGGGCCCTTCGGGCCGGGTGGTCCCGGCTTCGGTGGCCCGGGGTTCGGTGGTGGCCCCGGCCCGGGAGGGCACTGGGGGCCGAGGGGCCGTGGCGGACCGCGGGGGAGGGCGCGGCGCGGTGATGTGCGCGCCTCGATCCTGGCCCTGCTCAAGGACCGGCCGATGCACGGCTACGAGATGATCCAGGAGATCGCCGAGCGCAGCGGCGGGGCGTGGAAGCCCAGCCCCGGCTCGGTGTACCCGACCCTCCAACTGCTGGAGGACGAGGGCCTGATCACCAGCGAGAGCGAGGGCGGCAAGAAGCTGTTCTCCCTCACCGAGTCCGGCCGTACCGCGGCCGACGACGGCCCCGAGGCGCCCTGGGAGGAAGCCTCCCGAGGCGTGGACTGGGAGGCCGTGAACGACATCCGGCAGGCCGGGTTCGGCCTGATGGAAGCCTTCGGTCAGGTCTGGAAGACCGGCAGCAAGGAGCAGCGCGAGAAGGCGATCTCCGTGATCAACGAAGCGCGCAAGAAGCTGTATCTGATCCTTGCCGACGAGGACTGACGGCAGTTGTCGCTGTGGCGCCCCGTGGAGCCTTCCGCGGGGCGCCGTTCTCGTCGTACGGCCCTCAGCTCACCAATCCCGCCAGCTTCCGCAGCGACTCGTTCAGGGCTGCCGTGCCCGAGTCCTTCAGGCGCCCGGCCATCAGGGACACCGCGGCGCCGGTGAACTCCCCGTCGATGCGCACGGTCGTGGCGTCCCCGTCCGGCGTCAGGGTGTAGCGGGTGGCGACGCTCACGGCCATCGGGCCCTTGCCGCGCAGCGCCAGCACCCGGGCCGGTTCCAGCTCCTCGATCGTCCACTCGACCTCGGCCGGGAAGCCCATCAGCTTCATGTTCTCCTGGAAGGTCCCGCCCACTTCGAGCGCCGTCGGCCCGCCCTTGGGGAAGCTGGTGTGGGTCGCGTTCCACTCGCCGTACGCGGGCCAGTCGACGAGTTGCGCCCACACCTTGTCGGCCGGTGCCCCGATCCGTGCCTCCGCGCTGACTTCGGCCATGCGACCACCCCTTCGTCTCGGGCTACGGTGTCGCGGAACGTAGTCGCAGGGCCTGGAACATTCAATACTGATGAACCGTCAGGAAGTGTGCAGGGAAGTTGTGCGGCAAGAGCCTCAGCCGACGAGTCGGATGACCGCCGCGTCGAACAGGTCCCACGCGCGCGGGTGCGTGCTCTCGTCGTGGCAGTGCCAGGCGTCCCAGAACAGGTCGGCGGGCAGCGCGTCCTCCGGGGCGTACACCCGGTAGACGTACTGTCTGCCGTCGACGGCCGGCAACGCGACCAGCCAGCACGTGCTCTCCATGCACCTGTTGGACGTCCAGGAGGGCGCCGTGGTTGCGTACGAGGCGCGGTGCAAGGCGGCGCGCGCCCATCGGGCGACAAGGGCCTGATCTCATCCTCAAGGAGGAGATTCCGGCCCGCCGGGTCCACTCCGCGTGGGACGCGAAAATGCATCCCTCCGTGGATGACCCGGTCCGCCGGGGCTGATGGGGTAAGGGTGTGCAACCCCGTATCCCCCGTCAGCCGGACCACGACCAGACCGGAGGGCGCCCGGACGACGATGCCCGGCTCACGGCCGAACTGGCAGCGGTGATCTCCGGCGCCCGCCGACGTGCGGTGCGGGACGCGGACCGCCAGGTCGACACCGCCCATCTGCTGCACTCCCTGCTGGAGTACGACCCCGAGGTGCGGTCCGTCTTCGGCGACGGGCCGCAGATCGCCCGGCTGCTCGGCTATCTCGTCCAGCGCAGCATCGGCTACGGCCTGCGCTGGCAGGGCAGCGTCGAGGACTCCGGGGCCGTGCCCGTGGTGACCGAGGCCGACGGGCTCTCGCCGCTGGCCGCGGGCGCGCTGGAGTACGCCTGTGCCCGTGCCGCCAGCCGGGGCGACGAACCCGCGCGGGGCGTCGATCTGCTCGCGGCGATCGTCGTGGACAAGGAGACGCGGGCGGTCGAGGTGCTCGCCCGCGCGGGGATCAGCGCGGTCGAGGTGTACGCCCGGATCGACAGCCGACCGGAGCGGCACGCCTGGGAGGGCGGCTACTGAGGGCGAAGCCAGAGCCTCCCCGTGCCGTCCATTCGCTGAGACAGGTGTCATCGGGGGTGACGCTCATGTCATCGCCTGTCATCATGTGCCGGTGCGTACGTCAGAGAGCAGTCAGGGCAGTCGCGGCAAGGGGATGGGGCTCGGCCTCGCCCTCGTCTCCGCGCTCGCCTTCGGGGGATCCGGTGTCGCGGCCAAGCCGCTGATCGAGGCGGGGCTCGACCCGCTGCACGTGGTGTGGCTGAGGGTGGCCGGAGCGGCCCTGGTGATGCTGCCGCTCGCCGTGCGCCACCGGGACCTGGTGCGCCGCCGCCCCGCGCTGCTCGCCGGGTTCGGACTGCTCGGTGTGGCCGGTGTGCAGGCCTTCTACTTCGCCTCCATCTCCCGGATCCCGGTCGGGGTCGCGCTGCTCGTGGAGTACCTTGCGCCCGCGCTGGTGCTGGGCTGGGTGCGGTTCGTGCAGCGGCGTCCGGTGACCCGGGCCGCCGCGCTCGGAGTGGTCCTCGCGGTCGGCGGGCTCGCCTGTGTCGTCGAGGTGTGGGCGGGCCTCAGCTTCGACGCCCTCGGCCTGCTCCTCGCTCTCGGCGCCGCCTGCTGTCAGGTCGGCTACTTCGTCCTGTCCGACCAGGGCACCGACTCGGCCGACGAGGCCCCGGACCCGCTCGGCGTCATCGCCTACGGCCTCCTCGTCGGCGCCGCCGTGCTGACCGTCGTGGCCCGTCCCTGGTCGATGGAGTGGTCCGTCCTCGCGGACAGCGCGGACATGAACGGCACCCCGGTCGCGGCCGCGCTGCTGCTCTCCTGGATCGTGCTGATCGCCACCGTCGTCGCCTACGTCACCGGCGTGGTCTCGGTGCGCAGGCTATCCCCGCAGGTCGCGGGCGTCGTCGCCTGCCTGGAGGCGGTCATCGCGACCGTGCTGGCCTGGGTCCTGCTCGGCGAGCACCTCTCCGCCCCGCAGATCATCGGCGGCGCGGTCGTCCTGCTCGGCGCCTTCATCGCCCAGTCCTCGGCCCCGAGCAAGGGCTCCCCGGAACCGGTCGCAGGCGGCGGCGGCGAGCGGGAGCCGGCTGCCCGGAGCGCGGCCGCGTAAGGGTCTGGCCGGCCCCTCCCGTCGGCCGCCGGAGGGCGTGCCGACGGCGGCGATGGGGGAGACCCGAGCGGGGCCGAGTGCGGGGGCGTGCGATCGCAAGGCGCCGAGGCCGCCGGCGACAGGGGCGGTGGGCGCGAAGAGCCGGCGGGGCCTTCGGTCACCCGAGGTAGGCGGGAAGCTCCGTGCCGGGCGCCAGGTCCGGGTCGTCGAGCGGGGTCTCGTAGCCCTTGCGCAGCGGGACCACTCCGGCCCAGTGCGGGAGGGCGAGGTCCTCGGGCTCGTCGTTCACGCCGCCCGTGCGGAGCTTCGCGGAGACCTCGTTCAGGTCGAGGCGGATGACGGCCGTGGCGGCCAGCTCCTTCTTGTTCGCGGGCCGGGAGTCCGCCGAGCGGCCCGGGACCACGTGGTCGACCAGGGCGTCGAGGGCGAGGCGCTTCTCCTCCGGGTCCGTCACCTGGTGGGCGACGCCGTGCACCACCACGGACCGGTAGTTGATCGAGTGGTGGAAGGCCGACCGGGCCAGGATCAGCGCGTCCACATGCGTGACGGTCAGGCACACCTCGAGCCCCGGGTCGGCCTGCCCCGTCATCCGCAGCGGGCGCGAACCGGTCGAGCCATGGACGTAGAGCCGGTCACCGACCCGCCCGAAGAGCGTCGGCAGCACCACCGGCGCACCGTCCCGGACGAAGCCCAGGTGGCAGACATAGGCCTCGTCGAGTATCGAGTGCACCAGCTCCTTGTCGTACGACGCCCGCTCGGCGGAGCGGGTGGGAACGGTGCGATCGGTCGGCGTGTAGGCGGTGGGCTCCGATGTCGGCTGCTGCGTCCCCTGCATTGCGGTCTCCATTGCACTAGTGCATAATCTGGTTTGTGCTAGGAGAATATCGGATCACTGGTCGGCGCGCAGCAGAGATTGCGGCCGGTATCGAGGCCGCGGTCGGTTCCGGAGCGCTGGAACCGGGGCAACTGCTGCCGCCCATGCGAGAGTTGGCGATCGAGCTGGGCGTGAATCCCAATACGGTCGCGGCGGCCTATCGCACCCTGCGGGAGCGCGGGGTCATCGAGACCGCCGGGCGCCGGGGCAGCCGAGTGCGCCCCAAACCGGCCACCACCGCCCGCGAGTACGTCCGCACGGACGTGCCCGCCGGAGTGCGGGACTTGGCGAACGGCAACCCGGACCCGGCTCTCCTGCCCCCGCTCGGCCCGGCGTTCGCGGCGGCGACGGAGCGGGGCGACCGCGATCCGGTCCTGTACGGCGACGAGCCCGTGGATCCCGAGCTGGCGCGCATCGCGCGGGCGCAACTGGACGCCGACGGGGTCGCGGAGGGGCCGCTGGCCGTCACCTCCGGCTCGCTGGACGCCATCGAGCGCGTCCTGGCCGCGCATCTGAGGCCGGGGGACACCGTCGCCGTCGAGGACCCCGGCTGGCGCAGCGCCCTCGACCTCGTCCCGGCGCTCGGGCTGCGCACGGCGCCCGTGGGCGTCGACGACGAGGGACCGCTCCCGGACGATGTGCGCCGCGTGCTCGGCGCCGGGGCCCGCGCCCTGCTCGTCACCGACCGGGCCCAGAACCCGACCGGCGCCGCGGTGAGCGCGACACGCGCGCGTGTGCTGCGTTCCGTGCTCCGGGAGTACCCGCGGACCCTGCTGATCGAGGACGACCACGGTCACGCGATCGTCGACGTCCCGCTGCGCCCCCTGGCCGGCATTACGCAGCACTGGGCCTTCATCCGCTCCGCCGCCAAGGCCTACGGCCCCGATCTGCGCCTCGCGGTGCTCACCGGCGACGAGGTCACCGTCGACCGGGTGCGCGGCCGCCAGCGCCTGGGGCCCGGCTGGGTCAGTCTGACCCTCCAGCGGGCCGTGGCCCGGCTGTGGGCGGACGGCGCCATCGACCCCGCGGCGGTCGCGGCGCGGTACGGCAGCCGCCGGTGTCTGCTGATCGACGCGCTCGCCGAACGGGGTGTCACCGCGCGGGGCCACACCGGCATGAACGTCTGGGTGCCGGTCCCGGACGAGACGGGCGCCGTCTCGCGTCTCCTGCACGCGGGCTGGGCCGTCGCCCCCGGCGCCCGTTTCCGCCTGAACTCAGGCCCCGGGATGCGCGTCACGGTCTCGACCCTGACGGAGGCGGAGACCGGCCCCCTGGCCGACGCCATCGCCTCGGCCGTACGGCCCGCTCCGGACCGCAGTGGGGTCTAGCGCCTGTCCGGCAATTCCCGCCTGCCACGCGACGCCTGGCACGCACGCGTGAACCGGCTTCGCCCGACTCGCGCGGAGGCACCCCCGTCGCCGCCGGGCGGACGACGGGAACTGTCGGACGCCCTAGTAGGGCTTGGTCAGGTTCGTATGGGTGTGGGTATGTCCCGGTGGCAGGTGGGGCAGGCGCCGGCCCAAAGGGCGAGGAGTGTCTGTAGCTCGCGGACGACTTGGTAGAGGCTCAGGCCGGCGCTGCTTCTTTTGGGGTCCGGGCCAGTCGTTGCAGCGTGCAGAAGGCGTGCGCGACGGAGACGAGGGTGACGTGGTGGTGCCATCCGTTCCAGGTCCGGCCCTCGAAGTGGGCGAGTCCCAGGGCCTGTTTCATCTCCCGGTAGTCGTGCTCGATGCGCCAGCGGAGTTTGGCGAGGCGGACCAGTGTGGTCAGGGGCATGCCGGAGGGCAGGTCGGACAGCCAGTACTGCACCGGCTCGCTCTCGCCGGCCGGCCATTCGGCCAGCAGCCAGCACACAGGCAGTTCCGGGCCGTCGACGTGCTGGCGGACCTCGCGTCCGGCGGGCCGGATCCGCAGCGCCACGAAGCGGGAGTACCATCCGCTTGCGGCCGGAGCGGCCGGTGCCGGGCCGGGAGCCCTCCCGCCACTGCACCGGCCGGGCCGCCTTCCGGCCCGCCGCGATGACCAGCTCCTTCACCGGCCGCGGCTTGTCGGGATACTTCGCCACCGGCGGGCGTCCGGACCCGGAGTGCGGTTCGGCCACCGGCACCGCGTCGGCGGGCTGGGCAGACAGCGTGGTGGAGATCCCCACCACGTAGTTCAGGCCGCGTTCCTGCAGTCCGTTCCGGAACGCGGCGGCGTCACCGTATCCGGCGTCCGCGACGGCCAGCGGCACCTCGATGCCCCAGGAGCGGGTCTCGTCGAGCATATCCAGGGCCAGCTGCCACTTCTCCACATGCCCGACATCGTCCGGGATACCGCAGGCTGTGCGGCGGGCGACCTTGTCCGCATCGGCCTTCGGCGAGGCGGGATCCCAGCTCTGGGGCAGGAACAACCGCCAGTTGACCGCCGCCGAGGCGTGGTCGGACGCGAGGTGGAGGGAGACGCCGACCTGGCAATTGGTGACCTTGCCGGCCGTGCCGGTGTACTGCCGCGACACACACGCCGAGGCAGTCCCGTCCTTGAGGAACCCTGTGTCGTCGAAGACGAAGGCGTCGGGCCCGATCCTCTCCTCCATCCGCCAGGCGAGCTGGGCCCGGATGTGTGCCGGGTCCCAGGGACTGGTGGTGATGAAGTTGGCCAGTGCCTGCCGGTTCCCGTCCTCACCCAGGCGGGCGGCCATCGGCTCGACCGATTTACGCTGCCCGTCGGTCAGCAGCCCCCGCAGATAGACCTGCCCCCACCGTCGCTGATCCCTGCGCGCAAACGGCTCGAACACCTCCGCCGCGAACGTCTCCAACTCACCACGCACCAACGCAATCTCGTCCGGAGTCACACACTCTCAACGCCACACCGGCCCAGCAGGACACGCAACACCACAACCGACCTGACCAAGCCCTACTAGGACGCCGCCTCGGCGCGCTCCCGTGCGGGCGGCTCGCTCGGCTCGGTTTCGACGGCCACCGGTCCCCGCTCGCGCGGGCGTATCTGGGTCAGTGCCGCGCCCGCCAGGACGATCAGCGCGCCGACCGGCGTCGACCAGGTCAGGGACTCGCCGAGCAGGGCGACGCCCGCCGCGGTGGCGATGACCGGGATGAAGTACGTGACCATCTGGGCGGTCGTCGGGCCGACTTCGGCGACGAGGCCGTACTGGAGCAGCACCGCGAAGCCGGTGCCGAGGGCGCCGAGGGCCGCGACCGCGAGCAGGGGGAGCAGCGGGAAGTCGGTCGGGGCGCTGGTGAACAGCGGGGTGACGACGGCCAGTTGCCCAGTGGCGAGCAGCAACTGGGCGCCGGTCAGCGACAGGTTCGAGGCGTCGGCCCCGGCCAGTGTGCGCCGGACGTAGATCCAGCCGATCGGGTAGCAGAGCGAGGCCAGCAGGGCCATGGCGGTGCCCCGCGCGTCCATGCCCGCGAAGCCCTGCCAGGCGCCGAGCACCGTCAGGACGCCGAGGAAGCCCAGGCCGAGGCCCGCGACCCGGAGCCGGGTGGGCCGGTCCTCGGAGAGGGCGACCAGGGACAGGGCCATGCCCCACAGCGGGGAGGTGGCGTTGCAGATGCCCGCGAGCGTCGAGGGGATCGTCAGCTCCGCGTAGGCGAACAGCGAGAACGGCAGCGCGTTCAGCAGCAGCGCCGCGACCGTCAGATGCCCCCAGGTGCGCGCCCCGCGCGGGAGCCCCTCCCGCCGTACCGCCATGGCGACGGCGAGCACCGCGGTACCGAACAGCAGTCGGCCGAAGGTGACCTGGAACGGGGCGTAGCCGTCGGTGCCCACCTTGATGAGCAGGAAACTGAAGCCCCAGATCAGGGAGAGGGCGGCGAAGCGCAGGCGCCAGTCGAGCAGCGAGCGGGAGCGGGTCATGGGACCAGGGTGCGGTACGACGATCTCGTAGCACAAGTGAGAATTCGCGAGCCGTATCTCGTAGTATTGCTTACATGTTGAACCTGGAGCGCCTGCGCACCCTCGACGCCCTCGCCCGGCACGGCTCGGTCAGCGGCGCGGCCGAAGGGCTGCACATCACCACCTCCGCCGTCTCGCAGCAGATGTCCAAGCTGGAGCGGGAGGTCGGCCAGCAGTTGCTCGCCAAGAACGGCCGAGGCGTGCGGCTCACCGACGCCGGACGGCTGCTTGCGGAGCACGCGGCCCGGATCCTGTCCCAGGTCGAGCTGGCCCAGTCCGACCTGGAGGCACAGCGCGGCCAGGTCGCGGGCGAGCTGAGACTGGCGGCGTTCCCGACCGCCGCG from Streptomyces davaonensis JCM 4913 encodes the following:
- a CDS encoding DMT family transporter: MTRSRSLLDWRLRFAALSLIWGFSFLLIKVGTDGYAPFQVTFGRLLFGTAVLAVAMAVRREGLPRGARTWGHLTVAALLLNALPFSLFAYAELTIPSTLAGICNATSPLWGMALSLVALSEDRPTRLRVAGLGLGFLGVLTVLGAWQGFAGMDARGTAMALLASLCYPIGWIYVRRTLAGADASNLSLTGAQLLLATGQLAVVTPLFTSAPTDFPLLPLLAVAALGALGTGFAVLLQYGLVAEVGPTTAQMVTYFIPVIATAAGVALLGESLTWSTPVGALIVLAGAALTQIRPRERGPVAVETEPSEPPARERAEAAS